A single window of Streptomyces sudanensis DNA harbors:
- the trxB gene encoding thioredoxin-disulfide reductase yields the protein MSGDIRDVVVIGSGPAGYTAALYTARADLRPLVLRGSTFVGGSLATTTEVENYPGFPRGVQGPELMDAMAAQAERFGAELVDLDAVDVDLAGDVKRITDGSGREHLARTVVVATGSGYRKLGLDKEDELSGRGVSWCATCDGFFFRGHDIAVVGGGDTALEEATFLSRYARSVTVVHRRDTLRASKAMQRRAFADPRISFAFEREVVALHGDTGTGLTGVTLRDTATGATEDRAVTGLFVAIGHDPRTELFAGRLALDEAGYVRVDAPSTRTSVPGVFAAGDVVDHVYRQAVTAAGTGCAAALDAERYLAKLHDRELSGEFSTP from the coding sequence GGGCCGACCTCCGCCCGCTGGTCCTGCGCGGCAGCACCTTCGTCGGCGGTTCGCTGGCCACCACCACCGAGGTGGAGAACTACCCCGGCTTCCCCCGGGGCGTGCAGGGACCGGAGCTGATGGACGCCATGGCGGCCCAGGCGGAACGGTTCGGCGCCGAACTGGTCGACCTGGACGCGGTCGACGTCGACCTGGCGGGCGACGTCAAGAGGATCACCGACGGCTCGGGGCGCGAGCACCTGGCGCGGACCGTCGTCGTCGCCACCGGGTCGGGCTACCGCAAGCTCGGCCTGGACAAGGAGGACGAGCTGTCCGGCCGGGGCGTCTCCTGGTGCGCCACCTGCGACGGGTTCTTCTTCCGGGGCCACGACATCGCCGTGGTCGGCGGCGGCGACACCGCGCTGGAGGAGGCCACCTTCCTGAGTCGGTACGCCCGTTCGGTCACGGTGGTCCACCGGCGGGACACCCTGCGGGCCTCCAAGGCGATGCAGCGGCGGGCCTTCGCCGACCCGAGGATCTCCTTCGCCTTCGAACGCGAGGTGGTGGCCCTGCACGGCGACACCGGCACGGGCCTGACCGGCGTCACGCTCCGGGACACGGCCACCGGGGCGACGGAGGACCGGGCGGTGACGGGGCTGTTCGTCGCGATCGGCCACGACCCGCGCACCGAGCTCTTCGCCGGCCGGCTCGCCCTGGACGAGGCCGGGTACGTACGGGTGGACGCGCCGTCGACCCGCACCAGCGTGCCGGGGGTGTTCGCGGCGGGCGACGTCGTCGACCACGTCTACCGCCAGGCCGTCACCGCGGCCGGTACCGGATGCGCGGCGGCCCTGGACGCCGAGCGGTACCTGGCGAAGCTCCACGACAGGGAACTCAGTGGGGAGTTCTCCACTCCCTAG
- a CDS encoding ATP-binding protein, which translates to MQVLQVQLEVGPDPAEVGRARRWARSRLAGSGIDADEPLADTLVLLISELVTNAVVHTGCPAVLRLLFGPGGAGAGIVRVEVADDSASPPQQRRADGADTHGRGLELIDGLADRWGWQPEGRGKRIWCEMDRSPAVLARAAHEPEAYEPPRTVTNTV; encoded by the coding sequence GTGCAGGTGCTTCAGGTTCAGTTGGAGGTCGGGCCGGATCCCGCGGAGGTGGGGCGGGCCCGCAGGTGGGCGAGGTCGCGGCTGGCCGGTTCGGGGATAGACGCCGACGAACCGCTCGCCGACACCCTCGTGCTCCTGATCTCGGAGCTCGTGACCAACGCCGTCGTGCACACCGGCTGTCCGGCCGTGCTGCGGCTGCTGTTCGGGCCGGGCGGCGCCGGCGCGGGCATCGTCCGGGTGGAGGTGGCGGACGACAGCGCCTCCCCGCCGCAGCAGCGCAGGGCGGACGGCGCCGACACCCACGGCCGGGGACTGGAGTTGATCGACGGACTCGCCGACCGGTGGGGCTGGCAGCCGGAGGGGCGCGGCAAGCGCATCTGGTGCGAGATGGACAGGAGCCCGGCGGTGCTCGCCCGGGCGGCGCACGAGCCGGAGGCGTACGAACCGCCCCGGACCGTGACCAACACCGTCTGA